In Bacillus rossius redtenbacheri isolate Brsri chromosome 9 unlocalized genomic scaffold, Brsri_v3 Brsri_v3_scf9_2, whole genome shotgun sequence, one DNA window encodes the following:
- the LOC134543056 gene encoding uncharacterized protein LOC134543056: protein MEAAISAVLLEEDADDDLLLSCFLEDDSDIFRRREDEGCYSVLILRHLIDNETKFREYFRVSTEIFDTILGFVKEDITRSQCNRVKRPISAEQKLCLTLRFMATGESFRSLAFQFRICPSWVSIIIKETLQSICSKMLNSSIPSPDQDVLKRSSIGFHRKWNYPNCCGSIDGKHIRIIKPKHSGSLFYNYKDYFSVVLLALVDDNYKFLAIDVGSYGKEGDAGIFAKSVLGQRLSEGTFRFPEPAILPGTDTLMPHVILGDEAFQLTSSVMRPYPRAQSKCDEEKAIYNYRHCRARRTCENAFGILCQYFRVFFTAIAIKPDTVDLLVIASCIIHNHLRSARIPCPGEEEDRNVCLPTENMIPTARQGRNSTHLAYSIRDKFKNYFCSQEGQVSWQLYHVRKTS, encoded by the exons ATGGAAGCAGCGATCTCTGCCGTCTTGTTGGAGGAAGATGCTGATGATGATTTATTGCTCTCCTGCTTCCTAGAAGATGACAGCGATATATTTAGAAGGAGAGAAGACGAGGGATGTTATAGTGTGTTGATATTACGTCACTTAATTGATAACGAAACTAAATTTAGAGAATATTTCAGAGTGTCGACTgagatatttgatacaatattaGGCTTTGTTAAAGAAGACATCACGAGATCGCAGTGCAACAGAGTCAAAAGGCCAATATCTGCTGAACAGAAGTTATGTCTTACTCTCAG gTTTATGGCCACGGGAGAGAGTTTTCGTTCACTGGCGTTTCAATTCAGAATATGCCCTAGCTGGGTAAGTATTATTATAAAAGAGACATTGCAATCTATTTGTTCAAAAATGTTGAATTCTTCAATACCATCACCTGACCAAGATGTTTTAAAACGTTCTTCCATTGGTTTTCATCGCAAATGGAACTATCCCAACTGCTGTGGGTCGATAGATGGAAAACATATCCGAATAATCAAACCTAAACATTCTGGATCTCTGTTTTATAATTACAAAGACTATTTCTCAGTTGTGTTACTTGCGCTTGTAGACGACAACTACAAGTTTTTAGCAATAGATGTTGGTTCCTATGGAAAAGAAGGTGATGCAGGCATATTTGCTAAATCTGTCTTAGGACAAAGACTTTCAGAAGGAACATTCAGATTTCCTGAACCAGCTATACTTCCTGGAACTGACACTCTAATGCCAcacgttattttgggtgatgaagCTTTTCAGCTGACTTCCTCAGTAATGCGTCCTTACCCAAGGGCACAATCTAAATGTGATGAAGAAAAAGCAATATATAATTATCGCCATTGTAGAGCTAGACGTACGTGTGAAAACGCTTTTGGAATACTTTGCCaatattttagagtatttttcactGCCATCGCCATCAAGCCTGACACAGTGGATCTTCTGGTCATCGCATCATGCATAATACATAATCATCTAAGATCTGCAAGAATTCCATGCCCGGGTGAAGAAGAGGACCGAAATGTGTGTCTCCCTACTGAAAATATGATACCCACGGCAAGACAAGGACGTAATTCTACTCATCTTGCGTATAGCATAcgagacaaatttaaaaattacttttgcagCCAAGAAGGACAAGTAAGCTGGCAATTATATCATGTGAGGAAAAcaagttaa